A genomic region of Dunckerocampus dactyliophorus isolate RoL2022-P2 chromosome 8, RoL_Ddac_1.1, whole genome shotgun sequence contains the following coding sequences:
- the amigo3 gene encoding amphoterin-induced protein 3 — protein MSALLTPSWRSFVVLLGCLQQVLSSRVGICQSGQNSTHAGGCLCASDILSCTGLGLDHVPVDMPSSAVTLDLSHNHLLQLKGGSFEGLFRLQTLRLAHNQLTTIQPGAFGNSSGGLLRHLDLSSNKLRVLEQHYFQDIPGLEELLLFNNHMVQVESGALAGLGSLRKVYLSHNQLIDFPFFSVRDRSHPQLAMLDLSSNHLRKLPLEYLSSLPSRLQQGFYLHNNLLVCDCATFRMFRLWEERGFASVTDFRQDHTCRVYGMQQGTVRFFQHGGFFHQCNLTTVTALFREQKSSVAVNTGGTVLLHCATTLMGKHITFFWVTPNQEYVAPPGNNGSLKMFANGSLEITVARAEDSGIYWCMALDQTHQRNQTQEVNVTVAAHDASETHDSFNTGFTTLLGCVVSLLLVLMYLYLTPCRCPPCNKAAPPAPSSVANEAGPESGQSSILSPTPPATTEGPGRKVSTNKHVVFLEPIREQQNGRLRVGAGQGHVGPGLLLEPEQQAKQDVFLDTPLMLP, from the coding sequence ATGTCAGCTCTTCTGACCCCATCGTGGAGGTCCTTCGTGGTTCTGCTCGGATGTCTCCAGCAGGTCTTGTCCAGCCGGGTCGGTATCTGCCAGTCGGGACAAAACTCCACCCACGCAGGCGGCTGCCTGTGTGCTTCCGATATCCTGAGCTGCACCGGGCTGGGCCTGGACCATGTCCCAGTAGACATGCCCAGTTCCGCAGTCACTTTGGACCTCAGCCATAACCATTTGCTTCAGCTGAAGGGGGGCAGCTTTGAGGGACTGTTTCGTCTGCAGACTTTACGCTTGGCGCACAACCAGCTGACAACCATCCAACCGGGCGCCTTTGGGAACTCCTCTGGAGGCCTGCTGCGCCACCTGGACCTGTCATCCAATAAACTGAGGGTTCTGGAGCAACACTACTTCCAGGACATTCCTGGACTGGAGGAGCTGCTGCTCTTCAACAACCATATGGTTCAGGTGGAGAGTGGCGCCCTGGCAGGACTGGGCAGCCTCCGTAAAGTCTACCTCAGCCACAACCAACTCATCGACTTCCCTTTCTTCTCTGTCCGAGACCGCAGCCACCCTCAGCTGGCTATGCTGGATCTGTCCTCAAACCACCTGCGCAAGCTCCCCCTGGAGTACTTATCAAGCCTCCCCAGCAGACTCCAGCAGGGATTCTACCTTCACAATAACCTGCTGGTGTGTGACTGCGCCACGTTCCGAATGTTCCGCCTCTGGGAGGAGAGAGGCTTTGCGTCAGTGACAGACTTCCGGCAGGATCACACCTGCCGGGTGTACGGGATGCAACAAGGCACCGTGCGCTTCTTCCAGCACGGTGGCTTCTTCCACCAGTGCAACTTGACCACTGTGACGGCCCTATTCAGGGAGCAGAAGAGCAGTGTTGCTGTGAACACAGGGGGCACGGTGCTGCTCCACTGCGCCACCACCCTGATGGGAAAACACATCACATTCTTCTGGGTTACCCCCAATCAGGAGTATGTGGCTCCGCCTGGCAACAACGGGTCTTTGAAAATGTTTGCCAACGGGAGTCTGGAAATCACAGTGGCCCGAGCAGAGGACTCTGGGATCTACTGGTGCATGGCTCTGGACCAGACGCATCAGCGCAACCAGACACAGGAAGTCAATGTGACAGTCGCGGCGCACGACGCCAGCGAGACTCACGACTCTTTCAACACTGGATTCACCACCCTGCTGGGCTGCGTGGTTAGCCTGCTTCTGGTGCTCATGTACCTCTACCTGACACCCTGCAGATGCCCCCCCTGCAACAAGGCGgcaccccccgccccctccagcGTAGCCAACGAGGCCGGGCCAGAGAGCGGCCAGTCCTCCATCCTCAGCCCCACCCCGCCCGCCACCACGGAGGGCCCGGGCCGCAAGGTGAGTACCAACAAACACGTGGTCTTTCTGGAGCCAATCAGAGAGCAGCAAAATGGCAGGCTCAGGGTGGGGGCGGGGCAAGGACACGTGGGGCCAGGTTTACTTCTCGAACCAGAGCAGCAGGCAAAGCAAGACGTGTTCCTGGACACGCCTCTCATGCTGCCATAG